The Anoxybacillus flavithermus genome has a segment encoding these proteins:
- a CDS encoding DNA mismatch repair protein MutL: MGKIRKLDDALANKIAAGEVVERPASVVKELVENAIDAHSTIIEVELEEAGLAKIRVVDNGDGFEEEDCFLAFERHATSKIKDEADLFRIRTLGFRGEALPSIASVSHLELKTSTGEGPGTWLVLKGGELVQHGRTSSRKGTDITVSHLFFNTPARLKYMKTIHTELGHVVDVINRLALAHPHISFRLTHNGKQLFYTNGNGDVRQVLAAIYGLDVAKKMIAIHAETLDFTIDGYIALPEVTRASRNYMTTIVNGRYIKNYSLYKAIEEGYHTLLPIGRHPITFLNIMMDPLLIDVNVHPAKLEVRFSKETELNELVQQTIRQSFQKKTLIPEVTAPRVEKTKAEQQTFSFEHIVKESNTMSPRVTEIHRDQEKKTEERIVLEKSDEHVRDQDVTLLDVESVVPSEHVTGEMDQERIPPLYPIGQMHGTYILAQNENGLYIIDQHAAQERIKYEYFREKLATVTNELQPLLIPLTLTYSSSEYLLIESYRDQLAACGVFLEPFGHNSFIVRSHPQWFPKGEEVAIIEEMIKQVLEMKKVDMKQLREKAAIMMSCKQSIKANQFLRNDEIFALLESLRKTSDPFTCPHGRPIIIHFSTYELEKMFKRVM, from the coding sequence GTGGGGAAAATTCGTAAGCTTGATGATGCGTTAGCGAATAAAATTGCGGCAGGGGAAGTTGTGGAGCGCCCGGCTTCTGTCGTGAAAGAACTTGTTGAAAATGCGATTGATGCTCATAGCACGATCATTGAAGTGGAATTAGAAGAAGCGGGATTAGCGAAAATTCGTGTCGTTGACAATGGAGATGGTTTTGAGGAGGAAGATTGTTTTTTAGCGTTTGAACGACATGCAACAAGCAAAATTAAAGATGAGGCAGATTTGTTTCGCATTCGTACGCTCGGCTTTCGAGGAGAGGCGTTGCCTAGCATTGCTTCCGTTTCACATTTAGAATTGAAGACGAGTACCGGTGAAGGACCAGGGACGTGGCTCGTTTTAAAAGGCGGAGAACTTGTGCAGCATGGTCGGACAAGCAGTCGAAAAGGAACAGATATTACCGTTTCTCATTTATTTTTCAATACGCCAGCGCGTCTAAAATATATGAAAACCATTCATACGGAACTTGGTCATGTTGTTGATGTGATAAATCGTCTAGCGCTTGCACATCCGCATATTTCATTTCGGTTAACACATAACGGAAAACAACTGTTTTATACGAACGGAAATGGGGATGTAAGGCAAGTATTGGCAGCGATTTACGGATTGGATGTCGCCAAAAAAATGATTGCGATTCATGCGGAGACGCTCGATTTTACAATTGACGGTTACATTGCTTTACCTGAGGTGACGCGTGCGTCTCGGAATTATATGACGACGATCGTAAATGGAAGGTATATTAAAAACTATTCGTTATATAAAGCGATTGAAGAAGGATATCATACGCTTCTTCCAATTGGACGGCATCCGATTACCTTTTTAAATATTATGATGGACCCGCTTCTTATAGATGTGAATGTTCATCCAGCAAAATTGGAAGTGCGTTTTAGTAAAGAAACCGAGTTAAACGAGCTTGTTCAACAAACGATTCGCCAATCCTTTCAAAAAAAGACGTTAATTCCTGAGGTAACGGCACCGCGAGTAGAAAAAACGAAAGCAGAACAACAAACGTTTTCGTTTGAACATATCGTGAAAGAATCAAATACGATGTCACCTCGTGTAACGGAGATACATCGTGATCAAGAAAAGAAAACAGAAGAGCGAATCGTGTTGGAGAAAAGTGACGAACATGTTCGTGATCAAGATGTCACACTACTTGATGTAGAATCCGTTGTTCCAAGCGAACATGTAACAGGAGAGATGGATCAAGAACGCATTCCGCCATTATATCCGATTGGCCAAATGCACGGGACGTATATTTTAGCTCAAAATGAAAACGGGCTATATATTATTGATCAACATGCTGCCCAAGAACGAATTAAATACGAATACTTTCGAGAAAAACTAGCAACCGTTACAAATGAGTTACAGCCCTTACTTATTCCACTGACGCTTACTTATTCATCAAGTGAGTATTTACTTATTGAAAGTTACCGTGATCAATTAGCTGCTTGTGGTGTGTTTTTAGAGCCGTTTGGTCATAACAGTTTTATTGTTCGTTCTCATCCCCAATGGTTTCCGAAAGGGGAAGAAGTAGCAATTATCGAAGAAATGATCAAGCAAGTATTAGAGATGAAAAAAGTGGATATGAAGCAACTAAGAGAAAAAGCCGCCATCATGATGAGTTGCAAACAGTCGATTAAAGCGAATCAATTTTTACGTAACGATGAAATATTTGCGTTGCTCGAATCGTTGCGAAAAACGAGCGATCCGTTTACATGTCCGCACGGTCGCCCAATTATTATCCATTTTTCTACGTATGAATTAGAAAAAATGTTTAAACGCGTCATGTGA
- a CDS encoding DNA mismatch repair protein MutS: MAYTPMIQQYLAIKSQYKDAFLFFRLGDFYEMFFEDAIKASQELEITLTSRDGGGEERVPMCGVPYHSAAMYIERLIEKGYKVAICEQVEDPKTAKGVVRREVVQLITPGTVMEGKQLEDKANNYLASLTSFEDGTYGFAYADLTTGESRMTMLHAFEDVLNEIYSIGAKEIVVPTAHQEKWELFQERYTLTISYEDETTIPLDCTSIVSHLKQEKLLVTFGRLLNYLVKTQKRHLDHLQPVELYEVDAHMKIDMYSKRNLELTETIRSKGKTGSLFWLLDETMTAMGGRLLKQWIDRPLLDREKIEQRWHFVEQLLIHYFERQELRDYLRGVYDLERLAGRVAFGNVNARDLIQLKKSLKQVPFISSLLMQIQDDYVQSFAKHLDACEELVQLLEEAIEENPPLSVREGGIIKDGYNETLDRFRDASRNGKTWIAQLEAKERELTGIKSLKIGYNRVFGYYIEVTKANLHLLPEGRYERKQTLANAERFVTKELKEKEALILEAEEKSMELEYELFVSIREQVKQYIVRLQKLAKYMSQLDVLQCFATVSEKYNYCKPQFSYDRRLVVRQGRHPVVEKVLGANVYVPNDCYMDAEREMLLITGPNMSGKSTYMRQIALTAIMAQIGCFVPAEEAILPIFDQVFTRIGAADDLVAGQSTFMVEMLEARHAIVHATQNSLILFDEIGRGTSTYDGMALAQAMIEYIHDRIGAKTLFSTHYHELTALEQQLPRLKNVHVSAIEENGNVIFLHKIKEGPADKSYGIHVAQLAKLPLDLIQRAEQILREFETNATPIVKENRKQFEQLSMFEEQHDEGRSSASKKEKEVIKRIQSLNLLDMTPLEAMNKLYEIQKLLK, from the coding sequence ATGGCTTATACACCAATGATTCAGCAATATTTAGCAATTAAATCACAATATAAAGATGCCTTTTTATTTTTTCGTCTCGGTGATTTTTATGAGATGTTTTTTGAAGATGCGATTAAAGCATCACAAGAGCTAGAAATTACGCTTACTAGTCGTGACGGGGGCGGAGAAGAACGCGTGCCAATGTGCGGTGTACCTTATCATTCAGCCGCGATGTATATTGAACGTTTGATTGAGAAAGGATATAAAGTTGCGATTTGTGAACAAGTTGAAGACCCGAAAACTGCCAAAGGGGTTGTGCGACGCGAAGTCGTTCAACTCATTACCCCTGGAACAGTTATGGAAGGGAAGCAACTTGAAGACAAAGCAAATAACTATTTAGCTTCATTGACATCATTTGAGGATGGTACGTATGGATTTGCATATGCAGATTTAACGACTGGAGAAAGTCGTATGACGATGCTCCATGCATTTGAAGATGTGCTCAATGAAATTTATTCTATTGGCGCGAAAGAAATAGTTGTTCCAACAGCGCATCAAGAAAAATGGGAATTATTTCAAGAAAGATATACTCTTACCATTTCGTATGAAGATGAAACAACCATTCCGCTTGATTGTACGTCTATTGTGTCACATTTGAAACAAGAAAAATTACTCGTGACGTTTGGGAGATTATTAAATTATTTAGTAAAAACACAGAAGCGACATTTAGATCATTTACAGCCGGTCGAGCTGTACGAAGTCGATGCACATATGAAAATCGACATGTACTCTAAACGTAATTTAGAGTTAACGGAAACGATTCGGAGTAAAGGAAAAACAGGTTCTCTTTTTTGGCTTCTGGACGAAACGATGACTGCGATGGGTGGACGTCTACTTAAGCAATGGATTGATCGTCCGTTATTAGATCGTGAAAAAATTGAACAGCGATGGCATTTTGTTGAACAACTGTTGATCCATTATTTCGAGCGTCAAGAATTACGCGACTATCTTCGTGGCGTATATGATTTGGAGCGATTAGCTGGGCGTGTGGCGTTTGGAAATGTGAATGCGCGTGATTTAATTCAATTGAAAAAGTCGTTAAAACAAGTACCCTTCATTTCCTCACTTCTTATGCAAATTCAAGATGATTACGTTCAATCATTTGCAAAACATTTAGATGCATGTGAAGAACTTGTTCAATTGTTGGAAGAAGCAATTGAGGAAAACCCACCGCTTTCCGTGAGAGAGGGTGGCATCATTAAAGATGGTTATAACGAAACGTTAGATCGCTTTCGGGATGCTAGTCGGAACGGAAAAACATGGATTGCACAGCTAGAAGCGAAAGAAAGGGAATTAACAGGAATTAAGTCGTTAAAAATCGGTTACAATCGGGTGTTTGGATATTATATTGAGGTAACAAAAGCCAATCTACATTTATTGCCAGAGGGCCGGTATGAACGTAAACAAACGTTGGCTAATGCTGAACGTTTTGTGACGAAAGAACTGAAAGAAAAAGAGGCACTAATTTTGGAAGCCGAAGAAAAAAGCATGGAACTTGAATACGAACTGTTTGTTTCTATACGTGAACAAGTGAAACAATATATTGTTCGTTTACAAAAATTAGCGAAATACATGAGCCAATTAGATGTTTTACAATGTTTTGCTACGGTTAGTGAAAAATATAATTACTGTAAACCGCAGTTTTCTTATGATCGCCGTCTTGTCGTTCGACAAGGACGACACCCCGTTGTAGAGAAAGTGTTAGGAGCAAATGTTTATGTTCCAAACGATTGTTATATGGATGCTGAACGAGAAATGTTGCTTATTACAGGTCCGAATATGTCTGGAAAAAGCACATATATGCGTCAGATCGCATTAACAGCGATTATGGCGCAAATTGGTTGCTTTGTACCAGCAGAAGAAGCGATATTACCGATCTTTGATCAAGTATTTACACGCATTGGAGCGGCCGACGATTTAGTTGCCGGGCAAAGTACGTTTATGGTAGAAATGCTCGAAGCACGTCATGCGATCGTTCACGCAACACAAAACAGCCTCATCTTGTTTGATGAAATTGGTCGCGGAACATCCACATACGATGGGATGGCGCTTGCACAAGCGATGATCGAATATATTCATGATCGTATCGGCGCTAAAACGCTATTTAGTACCCACTATCATGAATTAACAGCACTTGAACAACAACTGCCGCGTTTAAAAAATGTGCATGTGAGTGCAATAGAAGAAAATGGTAACGTCATCTTTTTGCATAAAATTAAAGAAGGTCCAGCAGATAAAAGTTACGGTATTCATGTCGCGCAATTAGCGAAGCTGCCGTTAGACTTAATTCAGCGGGCGGAGCAAATTTTGCGGGAATTTGAGACAAATGCAACACCGATCGTTAAAGAAAATAGAAAGCAGTTTGAGCAGTTAAGCATGTTTGAAGAACAACACGACGAAGGGCGCTCAAGTGCATCGAAAAAAGAAAAAGAAGTGATCAAGCGTATCCAATCTCTTAATTTGCTTGATATGACACCGTTAGAAGCAATGAATAAATTATACGAAATTCAAAAATTATTAAAGTGA
- a CDS encoding spore coat protein: MSQYREIITKAVVGKGRKFTQSTHTVSAQHRPTSVLGCWIINHRYEAKKVDRSVEIHGKYDVNVWYSYNDNTKTEVLTETVSYTDVIPLKYRNEELISEEQEVIARVVQQPNCLECTIAPTGNKVTVEVEREFIAEVIGETKVRIAVVDTSSEEVDEDIEAELEQLDEELLQEGSNKN; this comes from the coding sequence ATGTCCCAATACAGAGAAATTATTACAAAGGCAGTTGTCGGAAAAGGGAGAAAGTTTACGCAATCGACGCATACCGTTTCCGCGCAACATCGTCCAACGAGCGTGCTCGGTTGTTGGATTATTAATCATCGGTACGAAGCGAAAAAAGTGGATCGTAGTGTTGAAATTCATGGAAAGTATGATGTGAATGTTTGGTATTCGTACAACGATAATACAAAAACGGAAGTGCTCACAGAAACGGTATCTTATACCGATGTCATTCCGTTGAAGTATCGTAACGAAGAACTCATTAGCGAAGAACAAGAAGTGATTGCACGTGTTGTTCAGCAACCAAATTGTTTAGAATGTACGATTGCTCCAACTGGAAATAAGGTAACTGTGGAAGTAGAGCGGGAGTTCATCGCTGAGGTCATCGGGGAAACAAAAGTACGCATTGCGGTCGTTGATACATCATCTGAAGAAGTGGATGAGGATATTGAAGCTGAATTAGAACAGTTAGATGAAGAGCTTCTTCAAGAAGGAAGCAATAAAAACTAG
- a CDS encoding tRNA (N6-isopentenyl adenosine(37)-C2)-methylthiotransferase MiaB, protein MNEKQRLQYTAQIETDHPTDKKSALDENLQRLKQKTSQDYEKYFSTVFIPPSLKEAKKRGKEEVKYHKDFSIPEEFRGVGNGRKFYIRTYGCQMNEHDTEVMAGIFMALGYEPTDRPEDANVILLNTCAIRENAENKVFGEIGHLKPLKQNNPDLLLGVCGCMSQEESVVNKILKQFQYVDMIFGTHNIHRLPYILKEAYMSKEMVVEVWSKEGDVIENLPKVRKGNIKAWVNIMYGCDKFCTYCIVPYTRGKERSRRPEDIIQEVRHLAAQGYKEITLLGQNVNAYGKDFTDMKYGLGDLMDELRKIDIPRIRFTTSHPRDFDDRLIEVLAKGGNLVEHIHLPVQSGSSEVLKMMARKYTREQYLELVRKIKEAIPGVALTTDIIVGFPNETDEQFEETLSLYREVEFDSAFTFIYSPREGTPAAKMVDNVPMEVKKERLQRLNALVNEISAKKMKEYEGQVVEVLVEGESKNNPDVLAGYTRKNKLVNFVGPKSAIGQLVNVRITEAKTWTLNGEMVEETIEVK, encoded by the coding sequence ATGAACGAAAAACAACGTTTACAGTACACAGCACAAATTGAAACAGATCATCCAACGGACAAAAAATCCGCTTTGGATGAAAATTTGCAACGTCTCAAGCAAAAAACGAGTCAAGACTATGAAAAATATTTTTCAACTGTATTTATTCCTCCATCTTTAAAAGAAGCGAAAAAACGTGGAAAAGAGGAAGTGAAATATCATAAAGATTTCTCTATTCCAGAAGAGTTTCGGGGCGTGGGGAACGGTCGTAAATTTTACATTCGTACGTACGGCTGTCAAATGAATGAACATGATACAGAAGTGATGGCTGGAATTTTTATGGCGCTCGGCTATGAACCAACGGATCGCCCAGAGGATGCCAACGTCATTTTGTTAAATACGTGTGCCATTCGTGAAAATGCAGAGAATAAAGTATTCGGAGAAATTGGACATTTAAAGCCACTCAAACAAAATAATCCGGATTTATTGCTTGGGGTATGCGGCTGTATGTCGCAAGAAGAATCAGTCGTCAATAAAATTTTGAAGCAATTTCAATACGTTGATATGATCTTTGGCACGCACAATATTCATCGTCTTCCGTATATTTTGAAAGAGGCGTACATGTCAAAAGAAATGGTTGTTGAAGTATGGTCAAAAGAAGGCGATGTCATCGAAAACTTGCCGAAAGTACGCAAAGGAAATATTAAAGCATGGGTTAATATTATGTACGGTTGCGATAAGTTTTGTACGTACTGTATCGTTCCGTATACACGCGGTAAAGAGCGTAGCCGTCGCCCAGAAGATATTATTCAAGAGGTACGTCACTTAGCTGCACAAGGGTATAAAGAAATTACGCTTTTAGGACAAAACGTGAATGCGTATGGAAAAGATTTTACTGATATGAAATATGGTCTTGGGGATTTAATGGACGAACTGCGCAAAATTGATATTCCGCGCATTCGCTTTACAACAAGCCATCCACGTGATTTTGATGATCGTTTAATCGAAGTGTTAGCAAAAGGCGGGAATTTAGTTGAGCACATTCACTTGCCTGTACAGTCGGGAAGTAGTGAAGTGTTAAAAATGATGGCGCGTAAATATACACGTGAACAATATTTAGAGCTTGTTCGTAAAATTAAAGAAGCCATTCCAGGTGTGGCGCTTACAACAGACATTATCGTCGGATTCCCGAATGAAACAGATGAGCAATTTGAAGAAACGTTGTCGCTCTATCGCGAAGTCGAATTTGATTCTGCATTTACGTTTATTTACTCGCCACGTGAAGGAACACCGGCAGCAAAAATGGTTGATAACGTGCCAATGGAAGTGAAAAAAGAACGTTTACAACGTTTAAATGCATTAGTAAACGAAATTTCTGCGAAAAAAATGAAGGAATATGAGGGACAAGTTGTCGAAGTATTAGTAGAAGGGGAAAGTAAAAATAACCCAGACGTTCTCGCTGGATATACACGTAAAAACAAGCTTGTGAACTTCGTTGGACCTAAGTCTGCGATCGGTCAACTTGTAAACGTGCGCATTACAGAAGCAAAAACATGGACATTAAATGGAGAAATGGTAGAAGAAACGATCGAGGTGAAATAA
- a CDS encoding 2-oxoacid ferredoxin oxidoreductase (catalyzes the coenzyme A dependent formation of succinyl-CoA from 2-oxoglutarate and ferredoxin) has product MATFKDFRNNIKPNWCPGCGDFSVQAAIQRAAANVGLEPHELVVVSGIGCSGRISGYINSYGFHGVHGRALPIAQGVKMANRDLTVIAAGGDGDGFAIGMGHTIHAIRRNIDITYIVMDNQIYGLTKGQTSPRSEVGFKTKSTPQGSVEPALSIMEMALTAGATFVAQSFSSDLKELTQLIEEGIKHKGFSLINVFSPCVTYNKVNTYDWFKDNLTSLSSIEGYDPSNREMAMQTLMKHKGLVTGLIYQNKERKSYQDLVPGYSEKPLAEADLTMSKEKFDQLVAEFM; this is encoded by the coding sequence ATGGCGACATTTAAAGATTTCCGTAATAACATTAAACCGAACTGGTGTCCAGGTTGTGGTGACTTTTCTGTGCAGGCAGCTATTCAACGTGCGGCTGCCAACGTTGGACTTGAACCACATGAGCTTGTTGTTGTATCTGGAATTGGTTGTTCTGGACGTATTTCTGGTTACATTAATTCGTATGGTTTTCATGGTGTTCACGGTCGAGCACTTCCAATTGCGCAAGGGGTAAAAATGGCCAATCGTGACTTGACTGTCATTGCTGCTGGTGGTGACGGTGATGGATTCGCAATCGGAATGGGGCATACGATCCATGCGATTCGTCGTAACATCGACATTACGTACATCGTTATGGATAACCAAATTTACGGTTTAACAAAAGGGCAAACATCACCACGTAGCGAAGTCGGATTTAAGACGAAAAGTACACCACAAGGATCGGTTGAGCCAGCGTTGTCGATTATGGAGATGGCGTTAACAGCAGGGGCTACATTCGTCGCCCAAAGCTTTTCTAGTGATTTAAAAGAGTTGACGCAATTAATCGAAGAAGGCATAAAGCATAAAGGATTCTCGCTCATTAACGTATTTAGCCCGTGCGTCACGTACAATAAAGTAAACACATACGATTGGTTTAAAGACAATTTAACGAGCTTGAGCTCGATTGAAGGATATGATCCATCTAACCGCGAAATGGCGATGCAAACGTTGATGAAACATAAAGGGCTTGTTACAGGGCTCATTTATCAAAATAAAGAGCGCAAATCATATCAAGATCTTGTGCCTGGTTATAGCGAAAAACCATTGGCAGAAGCAGATTTAACAATGAGCAAGGAAAAATTTGATCAGCTTGTAGCTGAGTTTATGTAA
- a CDS encoding 2-oxoglutarate ferredoxin oxidoreductase subunit alpha produces MISQLSWKVGGQQGEGIESTGEIFSIALNRLGYYLYGYRHFSSRIKGGHTNNKIRVSTTQVRSIADDLDILVAFDQETIDFNFHELRQGGIVIADAKFNPTIPDESKATLYAVPFTDIATELGTALMKNMVAVGASSAVLGLDISVYEGVVQEIFGRKGEQVVAKNMEAIRAGAQFMREQLGDNIQLMQLEKADGKKRMFMIGNDAIALGALAGGARFMAAYPITPASEIMEYLIKKLPQFGGTVIQTEDEIAACTMAIGANYAGVRTLTASAGPGLSLMMEAIGLAGITETPIVIVDTQRGGPSTGLPTKQEQSDLMAMIYGTHGEIPKVVMAPSTVQEAFYDMVEAFNIAEEYQCPVIVLTDLQLSLGKQTVEPLEYDKIEIRRGKLVTGELPEIPDKGCFKRYEVTEDGVSPRVLPGMKNGIHHVTGVEHDETGRPSEVAANRIAQMDKRLRKLKHIQFPTPVHKHVKHEEADVLIVGFNSTRGAIEEAMERLERDGIKVNHAHVRLIHPFPTEEMLPLVQSAKKVVVVENNATGQLANILKMNVGHAEKVFNVLKYDGNPFLPHEVYTKCKELF; encoded by the coding sequence ATGATTAGTCAACTTTCATGGAAAGTTGGAGGACAACAAGGGGAAGGTATTGAAAGTACGGGAGAAATATTCTCCATTGCGCTCAACCGACTAGGCTACTACTTATACGGTTATCGCCACTTTTCATCTCGTATTAAAGGTGGTCATACGAACAATAAAATTCGTGTTAGCACAACGCAAGTTCGTTCGATTGCCGATGATCTTGATATATTAGTAGCTTTTGACCAAGAAACAATTGATTTTAACTTTCACGAGTTACGTCAAGGTGGAATCGTCATCGCCGATGCAAAGTTTAATCCAACGATTCCAGACGAGTCAAAAGCTACGTTGTATGCGGTTCCATTTACGGATATTGCAACAGAATTAGGAACAGCATTAATGAAAAACATGGTTGCAGTCGGAGCTTCTAGCGCTGTACTCGGTCTCGATATTAGCGTATATGAAGGGGTCGTTCAGGAGATTTTCGGTCGCAAAGGCGAGCAGGTTGTTGCCAAAAACATGGAAGCGATCAGAGCGGGCGCTCAGTTTATGCGTGAACAACTTGGTGACAACATTCAACTCATGCAACTTGAGAAGGCGGACGGCAAAAAGAGAATGTTCATGATTGGAAACGATGCAATTGCGCTTGGTGCACTTGCGGGTGGCGCTCGTTTTATGGCAGCGTATCCAATTACCCCAGCGTCAGAGATTATGGAATACTTAATTAAGAAGCTTCCGCAATTTGGTGGTACAGTCATTCAAACAGAAGACGAAATTGCAGCTTGTACAATGGCTATTGGTGCGAACTATGCGGGTGTTCGCACGTTGACAGCTTCGGCCGGACCAGGTCTTTCGCTTATGATGGAAGCGATCGGATTAGCTGGAATTACAGAAACGCCAATTGTCATTGTTGATACGCAACGTGGTGGTCCAAGTACAGGTCTTCCGACGAAACAAGAACAGTCCGATTTAATGGCAATGATTTACGGAACACATGGAGAAATTCCGAAAGTAGTCATGGCGCCAAGTACTGTACAAGAAGCGTTTTACGATATGGTTGAAGCGTTTAACATTGCAGAAGAGTATCAATGTCCAGTCATCGTTTTAACAGACTTGCAACTTTCGTTAGGTAAACAAACAGTTGAGCCGCTAGAATACGATAAAATTGAAATTCGTCGTGGTAAACTTGTAACGGGAGAACTCCCTGAAATTCCAGACAAAGGTTGTTTTAAACGATATGAAGTGACGGAAGATGGCGTGTCACCGCGTGTATTACCAGGAATGAAAAACGGTATTCACCATGTGACGGGCGTTGAGCACGATGAAACAGGTCGTCCTTCAGAAGTAGCAGCGAACCGTATTGCACAAATGGATAAGCGTCTGCGCAAGTTGAAACATATTCAATTCCCGACACCAGTTCATAAACATGTGAAGCATGAAGAAGCCGATGTGTTAATCGTTGGGTTTAACTCAACGCGTGGAGCGATTGAGGAAGCGATGGAACGTCTAGAGCGAGATGGCATCAAGGTGAATCATGCTCACGTTCGTCTCATTCATCCGTTCCCAACGGAAGAAATGTTGCCACTTGTGCAATCAGCAAAAAAAGTTGTTGTTGTTGAAAATAATGCAACAGGACAACTTGCCAACATTTTAAAAATGAACGTTGGACATGCTGAGAAAGTATTTAACGTGTTGAAATATGATGGCAACCCGTTCTTACCGCACGAAGTTTATACAAAATGCAAGGAGTTGTTTTAA
- a CDS encoding diguanylate cyclase, which yields MLQSEFSYGGVVVRIFDAHCDVLYQLFCGQDVSFERSPSLHVTYDGLQQAGVTVQGFAIYIPKHVRPESRFFVALEMIDYFYEKVVSQPNMKVVRSKKEIDQLQPSEIGAMLTLEGCEAIGESLTQLRTLLRLGVRSVGLTWNDANMVADGALEQRGGGLTKFGKEVVHLLNEQQCWTDVSHLSERAFWDVIELAQYPIASHSNAYTLCPHPRNLRDDQIQALIKKNGVIGVTFVPQFLRHDTQTTTVTDVLRHVDYICSLGGENHIGFGSDFDGIFETVDQLANVSHYTHFINELLKHFKEEQVRKFLFCNFYERIPQ from the coding sequence AAGATGTATCATTTGAACGTAGTCCGTCGTTACATGTCACGTACGATGGATTGCAACAGGCGGGTGTAACAGTACAAGGATTTGCTATTTATATCCCAAAACATGTAAGACCAGAGTCGCGTTTTTTTGTAGCTTTAGAGATGATTGATTATTTTTATGAGAAAGTTGTGTCACAGCCAAATATGAAAGTGGTTCGTTCAAAAAAAGAAATCGATCAACTACAACCGAGTGAAATTGGAGCGATGCTTACATTAGAAGGATGTGAAGCTATAGGAGAAAGCTTAACGCAACTGCGCACACTTCTTCGCCTTGGTGTTCGTTCTGTTGGTTTAACATGGAATGACGCAAATATGGTAGCGGATGGAGCACTAGAGCAACGAGGAGGAGGTTTAACGAAATTCGGGAAAGAAGTTGTCCACTTATTGAACGAACAACAATGTTGGACAGACGTGTCACATTTAAGTGAACGAGCGTTTTGGGATGTCATTGAATTAGCTCAATATCCGATTGCCTCACATTCGAATGCGTATACGCTTTGCCCGCACCCTCGTAATTTACGAGATGACCAAATTCAAGCGTTGATTAAGAAAAATGGGGTGATCGGCGTGACATTCGTTCCGCAGTTTTTACGTCATGATACGCAAACGACAACAGTGACAGATGTATTGCGTCATGTCGACTATATTTGCTCGTTAGGCGGGGAAAACCATATCGGGTTTGGATCTGACTTTGATGGCATTTTTGAAACGGTTGACCAATTAGCTAACGTTTCGCATTATACCCATTTCATTAATGAATTGCTGAAGCATTTTAAAGAGGAACAAGTGAGAAAATTTTTGTTTTGTAATTTTTATGAGCGAATCCCGCAATAA